Proteins encoded by one window of Bacteroidales bacterium:
- a CDS encoding response regulator transcription factor, producing the protein MNILCIVIDDEPLAVKKIAAYIGKVPFLELAAECRSAAEAMNVMNSVDVQLLFIDINMPEISGMEFAKSLTNKPYIVFTTAYSEYAVEGFQVEAVDYLLKPISFSNFLKAVNKVKNRIELTSNNQKESVTTKANHLFVKSDYKLIRIELTDIKYIESQHEYIKIYLNNSNPITTLLSLKSIEEVLPPEKFMRVHRSFIVNLSKISVIERNRIVYDGNVYIPVSKQYKEKFLKYIDGNLGYL; encoded by the coding sequence ATGAACATACTTTGCATAGTTATTGATGATGAACCGCTTGCAGTAAAAAAGATTGCAGCTTATATCGGAAAAGTTCCGTTCCTGGAATTGGCGGCTGAGTGCAGAAGTGCAGCTGAGGCGATGAACGTCATGAATTCTGTTGATGTTCAGCTCCTTTTTATCGATATTAATATGCCTGAGATCAGCGGAATGGAGTTTGCAAAATCGCTGACAAACAAACCTTACATAGTATTCACTACAGCCTACAGCGAATATGCAGTGGAGGGTTTCCAGGTTGAAGCTGTCGATTATTTATTAAAACCAATCTCATTCAGCAATTTTCTGAAAGCGGTCAATAAGGTTAAAAATCGTATAGAACTCACCTCAAATAATCAGAAGGAAAGCGTAACGACCAAAGCGAATCATCTTTTTGTTAAATCCGATTATAAACTTATCCGAATTGAGCTTACCGATATAAAATACATTGAAAGCCAGCACGAGTATATCAAAATTTATCTGAACAATAGCAACCCGATAACGACTCTTTTAAGCTTGAAAAGCATAGAAGAAGTACTACCCCCGGAAAAGTTTATGCGGGTTCATCGCTCGTTTATTGTCAATCTTTCAAAGATATCAGTGATTGAACGGAACAGGATTGTTTACGATGGGAATGTATATATACCTGTAAGCAAGCAGTATAAAGAAAAATTCCTGAAGTATATTGATGGGAATTTAGGTTATTTATGA
- a CDS encoding fumarylacetoacetate hydrolase family protein, translating to MKIICIGRNYSEHAKELSNAIPTEPVFFLKPDTALLIRNRPFYYPEFTSDLHYECEIVYRICKVGKHISPAFAHTYYDAVALGIDFTARDLQQKAKEKGLPWEKAKAFDYSAPVSSFRPVSEFPDVNNLNFHLTLNGETVQKGNSSEMIFPIDTLISYVSQFITLRTGDYIFTGTPAGVGPVKIGDRLEAFLEGKKMMWCEIK from the coding sequence ATGAAGATCATCTGCATAGGCCGCAATTATTCTGAACATGCTAAGGAACTTAGCAATGCAATCCCAACGGAACCGGTATTTTTTCTCAAGCCTGATACAGCCCTGCTGATCCGCAACCGGCCGTTCTATTATCCTGAATTCACCTCCGACCTACATTATGAGTGTGAGATTGTTTACAGGATCTGCAAGGTTGGGAAGCATATAAGTCCGGCATTTGCTCACACATATTATGATGCCGTTGCCCTGGGCATTGATTTTACTGCCAGGGATCTTCAACAGAAAGCCAAAGAAAAAGGCTTGCCCTGGGAAAAAGCCAAAGCTTTCGATTATTCCGCCCCGGTAAGCAGTTTCAGGCCTGTTTCAGAATTTCCTGATGTGAATAACCTGAATTTCCACCTCACCCTGAATGGTGAAACGGTGCAGAAGGGTAATTCATCTGAAATGATCTTTCCTATTGACACTCTCATATCCTATGTTTCCCAGTTTATCACCTTGCGAACCGGCGACTACATTTTCACCGGAACCCCCGCAGGTGTGGGTCCTGTAAAAATTGGCGACAGGCTGGAAGCTTTCCTGGAAGGAAAAAAAATGATGTGGTGCGAGATAAAATAA
- a CDS encoding 3'-5' exonuclease has protein sequence MELNLSRSLVIFDLETTGVNIATDRIVEIAILKIAPDGHEEFKRHLVNPGIPIPPEVTAIHGISDEDVKDKPLFKDIAGNLNAFIQNCDLVGYNSIKFDIPVLVEEFLRAGIEFELKSRRFIDVQNIFHKMEQRTLKAAYKFYCSKELINAHSAEADTRATYEILKAQLDRYTDTEYTDHEGKVSKPVVNDVKALHDFSFYNRNADLAGQIIFNTKGQEVFNFGKHKGKTVEEVFRMEPSYYDWMMKGEFLLSTKKLITAIKLRNFNKG, from the coding sequence ATGGAGCTTAACCTTTCCCGATCACTGGTAATTTTTGACCTTGAAACTACCGGAGTTAATATTGCCACCGACCGTATTGTTGAAATAGCCATCCTTAAGATTGCACCTGACGGACATGAAGAATTCAAACGTCATTTAGTCAACCCCGGTATTCCAATTCCACCTGAAGTGACTGCCATTCATGGAATCAGTGATGAGGATGTGAAAGATAAGCCACTATTCAAGGATATTGCGGGCAACCTGAATGCATTTATTCAAAATTGTGACCTGGTAGGTTACAACTCCATTAAATTCGATATTCCTGTGCTGGTGGAAGAGTTTCTTCGGGCCGGAATTGAGTTTGAGCTGAAGAGCCGTAGGTTTATTGATGTGCAGAATATCTTTCATAAGATGGAGCAACGCACACTGAAAGCTGCCTATAAATTCTATTGCAGCAAGGAATTGATCAATGCCCACAGTGCTGAAGCCGATACCAGGGCTACTTATGAAATTCTGAAGGCACAGCTCGATCGCTATACCGACACTGAATATACCGATCATGAGGGGAAAGTGTCAAAACCAGTTGTAAATGATGTCAAAGCCTTGCATGATTTCTCTTTTTACAATCGAAATGCAGACCTGGCAGGGCAAATCATCTTCAACACCAAAGGACAGGAAGTATTCAATTTTGGAAAGCATAAAGGGAAAACCGTTGAGGAAGTATTCCGCATGGAACCTTCATATTACGATTGGATGATGAAGGGAGAATTCCTCCTATCCACTAAAAAGTTAATTACCGCGATCAAACTCCGGAATTTCAATAAGGGTTAA
- a CDS encoding 2-oxo acid dehydrogenase subunit E2 — protein MANFELIMPKLGESIIEATIVRWLKKEGDAVTEDEPIAELSTDKVDSEIPSPVAGTILKTFFNEGDVVPVGKIIALIDLTGDGVVDESVKTEAIQTSSEPVSATPNTEVSVAAAATDVVAESDRFYSPLVRSIAKQENIPLSELELVPGSGKEGRLNKQDILNYLQNRTAAPKAVSAPATTAPTQPKVTAPTITSAAGDVVIDMDRMRRLIADHMVMSKGVSPHVTSFIEVDVTNIVRWREKVKDTFQKREGQKITYTPIFIEAAAKALKEFPNVNASVDGYKVIQRKNINIGMAAALPDGNLIVPVIRNADQKNLLGLVKDVNDLADRSRKNKLNPDDIQGGTFTVTNFGTFDSLTGTPIINQPQVAILGIGTIKKRPWVLETAEGDVIAIRHICMLSLAYDHRIVDGALGGQFLKKMQQVLESFDVNMNI, from the coding sequence ATGGCAAATTTTGAATTAATTATGCCCAAATTGGGCGAAAGTATCATTGAAGCAACCATTGTCCGTTGGTTGAAAAAGGAGGGCGATGCTGTTACTGAAGACGAACCAATTGCTGAATTATCTACAGACAAGGTAGATTCAGAAATCCCCTCCCCTGTTGCAGGCACTATACTCAAGACCTTTTTTAATGAAGGGGATGTTGTACCTGTTGGTAAAATTATTGCCCTCATCGACTTAACCGGTGATGGCGTCGTTGATGAATCTGTAAAGACTGAAGCAATCCAAACATCTTCAGAACCGGTTTCTGCAACTCCGAATACAGAAGTATCTGTTGCTGCTGCTGCTACTGATGTCGTAGCAGAATCCGACCGCTTTTATTCACCTTTGGTACGTAGTATAGCAAAGCAGGAAAACATACCCCTTTCAGAACTTGAGTTAGTTCCAGGTTCCGGGAAAGAAGGCCGGCTCAATAAGCAAGATATCCTGAACTACCTGCAAAACAGGACTGCTGCACCTAAGGCAGTTTCGGCTCCTGCTACAACAGCACCCACCCAGCCAAAAGTAACAGCCCCAACAATTACGTCTGCCGCCGGAGATGTGGTGATTGACATGGATCGTATGCGCAGGTTGATCGCCGACCATATGGTGATGTCGAAAGGTGTTTCCCCGCATGTTACCTCCTTTATCGAAGTAGATGTAACCAATATTGTACGTTGGCGCGAAAAGGTAAAAGATACCTTCCAGAAACGTGAAGGGCAGAAAATCACCTATACACCGATCTTCATTGAGGCTGCAGCCAAAGCGCTGAAGGAATTCCCAAATGTAAATGCTTCTGTTGACGGATATAAAGTAATCCAAAGGAAAAATATTAATATCGGGATGGCAGCTGCACTTCCTGATGGCAACCTCATTGTTCCTGTTATTCGCAACGCTGATCAGAAAAACCTTCTTGGATTGGTAAAGGATGTCAATGACCTCGCTGATCGTTCCAGGAAGAATAAACTGAATCCTGACGATATACAGGGAGGGACATTCACAGTCACCAATTTCGGCACATTTGACAGTTTGACCGGTACACCTATTATTAATCAGCCACAGGTTGCCATCCTTGGAATCGGTACTATTAAAAAACGTCCCTGGGTTCTTGAAACGGCTGAAGGTGATGTAATTGCAATAAGGCATATTTGTATGTTGTCACTCGCCTATGATCACCGTATTGTTGACGGTGCACTCGGGGGACAGTTCCTCAAAAAAATGCAACAGGTACTCGAAAGCTTCGATGTAAATATGAACATCTAA
- a CDS encoding glycosyltransferase: protein MQLSVIIVNYNVRYFLEQCLHSVKAACSGLEVEIFVVDNASVDGSVKMVKQKFPEVQLISNEENIGFARANNQAITLAKGEYILLLNPDTVIETDTFTKIVSFMESHPDAGGLGVKMVDGTGRFLPESKRGLPKPDVAFYKIFGLSKIFPHSPKFSRYHLGYLDKEKIHQVDVLSGAFMLLRKTVIDKIGLLDEQFFMYGEDIDLSYRITQAGYKNYYFPETRIIHYKGESTKKGSLNYVFVFYNAMIIFARKHFSKNNARLFSFLINMAIYFRAFLSLAHRVLKKAFLPILDITFILAGIFIISGYWEHTVIYPDGGHYPSAFYEYVLPAYVLIWLLAAYFSGGYDRPVRIVKSLQGIATGTIIILVVYALLPMQFRFSRTLTLLGALWGMVSMSAIRLTLHSIGIAEYRFDTGESKRFLIVGEETESYRVAELLKKALSNAGFVGLVKSGNGPVERNGFIGNLAQIKEIIKVYSIDEIIFCAKDVPAQDIIDHMSELQGTSIDFKIAPPESLSIIGSNSINTAGDLYVIDINSINKVSNRRNKRVFDIFTSLALLITYPITAFIVKNPGGLIRNILRVFAGFRSWTGYHPIGSHDHKLPGIREGILNPADALKNIQLDDVTIGRLNFLYARDYRLWGEFKLLFKGFRELGRK, encoded by the coding sequence TTGCAACTCAGTGTCATTATAGTCAATTACAACGTTAGGTACTTCCTGGAGCAATGTCTGCATTCAGTTAAGGCAGCATGTTCCGGACTTGAGGTTGAGATATTTGTTGTGGATAATGCATCAGTGGATGGCTCGGTGAAGATGGTTAAGCAGAAGTTCCCTGAAGTTCAGCTTATTTCCAATGAAGAGAATATAGGCTTTGCCAGGGCGAATAACCAGGCAATAACCCTGGCTAAAGGTGAATATATCCTGCTGCTCAATCCGGATACCGTTATTGAAACCGATACTTTCACCAAGATCGTTTCCTTTATGGAGTCACATCCCGATGCCGGTGGCTTAGGGGTAAAAATGGTGGATGGAACCGGTCGATTCCTGCCTGAATCGAAAAGAGGTTTGCCAAAACCCGATGTTGCATTTTACAAGATATTCGGATTATCAAAGATTTTTCCGCACTCTCCAAAATTCAGCAGGTACCACCTTGGTTACCTTGACAAAGAGAAGATTCACCAGGTAGATGTACTTTCGGGGGCCTTTATGTTACTCAGAAAGACAGTGATTGACAAGATCGGGTTGTTGGATGAGCAGTTTTTTATGTATGGTGAAGATATTGATCTCTCATACCGTATTACCCAGGCAGGATACAAGAACTATTATTTCCCTGAAACCCGGATCATTCATTATAAAGGAGAGAGTACAAAAAAGGGCAGTCTGAATTATGTATTTGTGTTCTACAATGCAATGATCATCTTTGCCCGGAAACATTTCTCAAAAAACAATGCCAGGCTTTTCTCCTTCCTGATTAACATGGCAATCTATTTCAGGGCCTTTCTTTCACTGGCACACAGGGTGCTGAAAAAGGCTTTCCTTCCTATTCTCGACATAACCTTCATACTCGCTGGGATTTTTATAATTTCAGGATATTGGGAACATACAGTCATTTACCCTGACGGAGGTCACTATCCATCAGCATTCTACGAATATGTGCTCCCTGCATATGTATTAATCTGGCTTCTTGCTGCCTATTTTTCCGGTGGATATGACCGTCCGGTAAGAATCGTGAAAAGCCTGCAAGGAATTGCCACCGGAACCATTATCATTCTTGTGGTATATGCCTTGCTGCCAATGCAATTCCGGTTCTCACGAACACTTACTCTCCTGGGCGCATTATGGGGCATGGTTTCAATGTCGGCGATACGGCTCACTCTGCATAGTATTGGTATTGCGGAGTACAGGTTCGATACAGGAGAAAGTAAAAGGTTCCTGATTGTAGGCGAAGAAACAGAAAGCTACCGGGTGGCTGAACTGCTTAAAAAAGCCCTTTCCAATGCGGGTTTCGTCGGACTGGTGAAGTCAGGAAATGGTCCGGTTGAGAGGAACGGTTTTATCGGGAACCTGGCACAAATCAAGGAAATCATAAAAGTCTATTCTATTGATGAAATTATCTTTTGTGCAAAGGATGTCCCTGCCCAGGATATTATTGATCATATGTCTGAATTACAGGGAACTAGTATCGATTTCAAAATTGCACCTCCTGAAAGCCTTTCGATCATTGGCAGTAACTCCATCAATACTGCCGGCGACCTTTATGTTATTGATATTAACTCAATTAACAAAGTAAGCAATCGAAGAAATAAAAGGGTTTTCGACATATTTACCAGTCTGGCCCTTCTTATTACCTATCCAATTACTGCATTTATTGTAAAAAATCCAGGTGGTTTAATCAGGAATATTCTACGCGTTTTTGCTGGTTTTCGCTCCTGGACTGGCTACCATCCCATAGGAAGTCATGATCATAAGTTACCAGGAATCCGGGAAGGAATTCTTAATCCTGCTGATGCACTCAAAAACATTCAACTTGATGATGTTACCATTGGAAGATTGAATTTCCTTTATGCGCGTGATTACCGCCTTTGGGGTGAATTCAAACTCCTTTTCAAAGGGTTCAGAGAATTAGGGAGAAAATAA
- a CDS encoding class I SAM-dependent methyltransferase — MPLDLFDSLSGKRPKCVPPRGKVFVGYGDYVRQGQKFLDYFKTYGGLKPDHHVLDVGCGIGRMAYPMTRYLNEQGSYDGFDIVKDGIDWCNKNISIQYPNFRFLHIDLYNQLYNTQTRSSADNFRFPYPDESFNFVFLTSVFTHMMPSEVSHYFNEISRVMKPGGTCFASFFLLNDESEALLKQQPTHMNFPIDKGFYRLHSSRVNTANIAFKEEWVKDEMKKSGLVMNSIHYGGWCPRKEFLDYQDIIICSKSMNAPE; from the coding sequence ATGCCTTTAGACTTATTTGATTCTTTAAGTGGTAAAAGGCCAAAATGTGTTCCTCCCAGGGGAAAGGTTTTTGTCGGGTATGGGGACTATGTCAGGCAAGGACAAAAATTCCTTGACTATTTTAAAACTTATGGTGGTTTGAAACCGGACCATCATGTACTTGATGTTGGCTGCGGAATCGGAAGAATGGCTTATCCTATGACCCGGTATCTTAATGAACAGGGTTCGTATGATGGATTTGATATTGTAAAGGATGGCATAGATTGGTGCAATAAGAATATTTCCATTCAATATCCCAACTTTCGATTCCTGCATATTGACCTTTATAATCAGTTATACAACACCCAAACCCGCTCTTCGGCAGATAATTTCAGATTTCCTTACCCGGATGAATCATTCAACTTTGTATTTCTAACTTCTGTATTTACCCATATGATGCCATCGGAAGTCAGTCATTACTTCAATGAAATATCCAGGGTAATGAAGCCCGGTGGAACCTGTTTTGCCTCTTTCTTTCTGCTGAATGACGAATCGGAAGCTTTACTGAAACAACAACCTACTCATATGAATTTCCCTATTGATAAAGGGTTTTACCGGCTTCATTCTTCCAGGGTAAATACTGCTAATATTGCTTTCAAGGAAGAATGGGTAAAGGACGAAATGAAAAAATCAGGCCTGGTAATGAATTCCATCCATTATGGTGGATGGTGCCCAAGGAAGGAGTTCCTGGATTACCAGGATATTATAATCTGCTCTAAAAGCATGAATGCCCCGGAGTAA
- a CDS encoding ATP-binding protein: MTLLPYSEEQILDRLRFENPWWITGQVEEYYTSMQRRLYFDLFKPLVLETEIRRAIVLMGPRRVGKTVMLYHTIQGLLDKDFDPLKIVLISIETPIYNNISLEQLFTYCRKATKQENPKGWYVFFDEIQYLKDWEIHLKSLVDSFPNTRFVVSGSAAAALKLKSIESGAGRFTDFMLPPLTFNEFLHLKKLDRLITESKIDWQGSITKFYSTNNITELNKYFLDYINFGGYPEVIFSEKIQSNPGRYIRSDIIDKVLLRDLPSLYGIRDVQELNSLFTAIAYNSAGEVSLEELSKNSGVQKNTIKRYIEYLEAAFLIKVVHKISNKPKRFQRATQFKIYLTNPSLRSALFAPMQSMDPFIGNMVETAIYSQWLHREWFTPYYARWPKGEVDMVKLDEKKFTPQWAVEIKWSNHYYEKPGDLKALIRFLKENELQTALVTTIDKEGTKEIENIKISFVPAAVYAYSVGINTILQKQKRNL, translated from the coding sequence ATGACACTATTACCATATTCCGAAGAGCAAATATTGGATCGGCTTAGATTTGAGAATCCATGGTGGATCACAGGACAGGTTGAAGAATACTACACCTCGATGCAACGAAGGCTTTACTTTGATCTTTTTAAGCCCTTAGTCCTTGAAACTGAGATCCGAAGAGCCATAGTTTTAATGGGTCCCAGAAGAGTCGGGAAGACTGTAATGTTATATCATACAATCCAGGGATTGTTGGACAAGGATTTCGATCCCTTAAAAATTGTATTAATATCTATTGAAACTCCCATTTATAACAATATAAGTCTTGAGCAGCTTTTTACTTATTGCCGGAAAGCAACTAAACAAGAAAATCCAAAAGGTTGGTACGTTTTTTTTGATGAAATTCAGTACTTAAAAGATTGGGAAATTCACTTAAAATCATTAGTTGACAGTTTTCCCAATACTAGATTCGTAGTATCAGGATCAGCCGCAGCAGCATTAAAATTAAAAAGTATCGAAAGTGGAGCCGGAAGATTCACAGATTTTATGCTTCCACCATTAACTTTTAACGAATTCCTTCATCTTAAAAAGCTTGACAGACTCATAACAGAAAGTAAAATTGATTGGCAGGGAAGTATAACTAAGTTTTATAGCACCAATAATATTACAGAACTTAATAAGTACTTTCTTGACTACATAAACTTCGGAGGTTACCCTGAAGTAATTTTTTCAGAAAAAATTCAAAGTAATCCTGGACGATACATAAGAAGTGACATCATCGATAAGGTATTGTTACGTGACTTGCCTAGTCTATATGGAATCAGAGATGTACAGGAATTGAATTCTTTGTTTACTGCCATCGCTTACAATAGTGCTGGTGAGGTAAGTCTGGAAGAATTAAGTAAAAACTCCGGGGTACAAAAGAATACTATTAAGCGATATATTGAATACTTAGAAGCTGCATTCTTAATAAAAGTTGTTCATAAAATATCCAACAAACCTAAACGTTTCCAGAGGGCAACACAGTTTAAGATTTATTTAACAAACCCATCCCTGAGGAGTGCATTATTCGCTCCCATGCAATCTATGGATCCATTTATTGGAAACATGGTTGAAACTGCCATTTACTCACAATGGTTGCATAGAGAATGGTTCACACCTTATTATGCAAGGTGGCCAAAAGGAGAAGTTGATATGGTTAAGCTTGATGAGAAAAAATTCACTCCACAATGGGCTGTTGAGATCAAGTGGAGTAATCATTACTATGAGAAACCCGGAGATTTAAAAGCGCTCATCCGATTTTTGAAAGAAAATGAACTACAAACCGCCCTGGTAACAACAATAGATAAAGAAGGCACAAAAGAAATTGAAAATATTAAAATATCATTTGTTCCTGCAGCAGTATATGCCTATTCTGTTGGAATAAATACCATACTTCAAAAACAAAAACGCAACTTATAA